The proteins below are encoded in one region of Amycolatopsis magusensis:
- a CDS encoding EF-hand domain-containing protein, whose translation MPLSELLRAKINHGFDYLDVDGDGLLTEQDHVLMGRRAAEALGHAAGSAEERRILDAYLRIWHDLHRPHIPGGGEAITREQFVTSTGSLADDPESARKTVGALAEAFLSIADTDVDGRVSPAEFRKFQQGHFPGLTETETAEAFDHLDTDGDGQLTAEEFVRACVDYWTSTDPDSPANWWTGWPMS comes from the coding sequence GTGCCGCTCAGCGAGCTGCTCAGGGCGAAGATCAACCACGGGTTCGACTACCTCGACGTCGACGGGGACGGTCTGCTCACCGAGCAGGACCACGTCCTGATGGGCCGCCGGGCGGCGGAAGCGCTGGGGCACGCGGCGGGTTCGGCGGAGGAGCGGCGCATCCTGGACGCCTACCTCCGCATCTGGCACGACCTGCACCGACCCCACATCCCCGGCGGCGGGGAGGCGATCACGCGTGAGCAGTTCGTGACCTCCACCGGTTCCTTGGCCGATGATCCGGAATCCGCGCGCAAGACCGTGGGCGCGCTGGCGGAGGCTTTCCTGTCCATCGCGGACACCGACGTCGACGGTCGCGTGAGCCCGGCCGAGTTCCGGAAGTTCCAGCAGGGGCACTTCCCAGGCCTGACGGAAACGGAGACGGCCGAGGCGTTCGACCACCTCGACACCGACGGGGACGGCCAGCTCACGGCGGAAGAATTCGTCCGAGCCTGCGTGGACTACTGGACGAGCACAGACCCGGACTCCCCGGCCAACTGGTGGACCGGCTGGCCCATGAGCTGA
- a CDS encoding alpha/beta hydrolase gives MKRKRRSRLVLLTVLGLGASLAAPAMAAESVEQVEWGACPADVVAGAAPHQLQCATVPVPLDYADPGGTRIDLMISRLASPNPEKRRGVLMLNPGGPGGSGLTLSALLMSKGLPASVAESYDVIGMDTRGVGHSSPVSCGFTTTGPYVANIPPYAVDDAAVTAQAKVAQEVAEQCAANDRDGRLRHLTTANIARDLDRIRVALGEEKASFLGYSYGSALGAAYASMFPERSDRIVLDSNIGDTHLDRDGLRRYALGMEQTFPDFAKWVAQRHDAYGLGRTPEEVRQTYFEIAGRLDEQPVDGLDGALFRLSTFGGLFGETVYGRTAQLWQAMRDSAPAKAALVGDQLSPADNSLSVFLSVTCNDVEWPEDVDTYRRGVAEDRERYPLYGAATANILPCAYWSHEPAEPPVAINDEGPENVLIVQNHRDAPTPHRGGELLRQKFADRSRMVSVDGSGHGVYVLGGNACALNVTTSFLVDGKLPAQDRVCGAAAG, from the coding sequence ATGAAACGAAAACGTCGCAGCAGGCTGGTTCTGCTGACCGTGCTCGGACTCGGCGCCTCGCTGGCCGCGCCGGCGATGGCCGCCGAGTCCGTCGAGCAGGTGGAGTGGGGCGCGTGCCCGGCGGACGTCGTGGCCGGGGCCGCCCCGCACCAGCTGCAGTGCGCCACCGTGCCGGTGCCGCTGGACTACGCCGATCCCGGCGGTACCCGGATCGACCTGATGATCTCCCGGCTCGCCAGCCCGAACCCGGAGAAGCGGCGCGGCGTGCTGATGCTCAACCCGGGCGGTCCCGGCGGGTCGGGATTGACGCTGTCCGCGCTGTTGATGTCCAAGGGACTGCCTGCGAGTGTCGCCGAAAGCTACGACGTGATCGGCATGGACACCCGCGGCGTCGGGCACTCGTCGCCGGTGAGCTGCGGCTTCACCACCACCGGGCCCTACGTGGCCAACATCCCGCCGTACGCGGTCGACGACGCGGCGGTCACCGCGCAGGCGAAGGTGGCCCAGGAGGTGGCGGAGCAGTGCGCGGCGAACGACCGCGACGGCCGGCTGCGGCACCTGACCACCGCGAACATCGCCCGCGACCTGGACCGGATCCGGGTCGCGCTCGGTGAGGAGAAGGCCAGCTTCCTCGGCTACTCCTACGGTTCGGCGTTGGGCGCCGCGTACGCCTCGATGTTCCCGGAGCGCTCGGACCGGATCGTGCTCGACAGCAACATCGGCGACACCCACCTCGACCGCGACGGCCTGCGCCGGTACGCGCTGGGCATGGAGCAGACGTTCCCGGACTTCGCGAAGTGGGTGGCCCAGCGGCACGACGCGTACGGTCTGGGCCGTACGCCGGAAGAGGTGCGCCAGACCTACTTCGAGATCGCGGGACGGCTCGACGAGCAGCCGGTGGACGGGCTCGATGGCGCTTTGTTCCGGCTCAGTACGTTCGGGGGTCTCTTCGGTGAGACGGTGTACGGGCGGACGGCGCAGCTCTGGCAGGCGATGCGCGACTCCGCCCCGGCGAAGGCCGCACTCGTCGGCGACCAGCTGTCGCCCGCGGACAATTCGCTGTCGGTATTTCTCAGCGTGACCTGCAACGACGTCGAATGGCCCGAAGACGTCGACACCTACCGGCGTGGCGTGGCCGAAGACCGCGAGCGCTACCCGCTCTACGGCGCGGCCACCGCGAACATCCTGCCCTGCGCCTACTGGTCGCACGAGCCGGCCGAGCCGCCGGTGGCGATCAACGACGAAGGACCGGAGAACGTTTTGATCGTGCAAAACCACCGTGACGCACCCACGCCCCACCGCGGCGGCGAACTGCTGCGGCAGAAGTTCGCTGATCGGTCCCGGATGGTCAGCGTCGATGGCAGCGGGCACGGCGTCTACGTCCTGGGCGGCAACGCGTGCGCGCTGAACGTGACCACGAGTTTCCTGGTCGACGGGAAGCTGCCGGCGCAGGATCGGGTCTGCGGGGCGGCAGCGGGATAG
- a CDS encoding maleylpyruvate isomerase family mycothiol-dependent enzyme, with translation MDTTAYLDAVVEQTSTLAEWVDGGDAAAPVPTCPKWTLTDLVDHVGATQRMVTMLVGERMTDPSAAFAGYTAPPADSAEWRAWLNDGAAEAKQAFESVADDTPVWDPSGADAGVRFWSRRLFGEISVHRADAAATLDKSYELAPEPAVAAIEDWLDTLTSRGYWENRPDFANALRGSGQTLHFHATDAPGEWLARREPDMVALERTHAEADVTVRGPAADLLLVLSRRRPLGAVTTLEIQGERALLDLWIEHMNWVTDA, from the coding sequence ATGGACACGACCGCGTATTTGGATGCTGTGGTGGAACAGACGAGCACGCTCGCCGAGTGGGTGGACGGCGGGGACGCGGCGGCCCCGGTGCCGACGTGTCCTAAGTGGACCCTGACCGACCTGGTCGACCACGTCGGCGCGACGCAGCGCATGGTGACGATGCTCGTGGGCGAGCGGATGACCGACCCGAGCGCGGCGTTCGCTGGCTACACCGCGCCCCCGGCCGATTCGGCCGAGTGGCGCGCCTGGCTGAACGATGGCGCGGCGGAGGCGAAGCAGGCCTTCGAATCCGTCGCCGACGACACGCCGGTGTGGGATCCGTCCGGTGCCGACGCGGGCGTGCGGTTCTGGTCGCGCCGGCTGTTCGGCGAGATCTCCGTGCACCGCGCGGACGCGGCCGCGACGCTCGACAAGTCCTACGAACTGGCGCCGGAGCCCGCCGTCGCGGCCATCGAGGACTGGCTGGACACGCTGACTTCCCGTGGCTACTGGGAAAACCGGCCGGACTTCGCCAATGCGCTGCGCGGCAGCGGCCAGACCCTGCACTTCCACGCGACCGACGCGCCAGGGGAGTGGCTGGCGCGCCGGGAACCGGACATGGTCGCACTGGAGCGCACGCACGCCGAGGCGGACGTCACGGTCCGCGGCCCGGCCGCCGACCTCCTGCTCGTGCTCAGCCGTCGCCGCCCGCTGGGCGCGGTCACCACACTGGAAATCCAGGGGGAGCGGGCTCTGCTCGACCTTTGGATCGAGCACATGAACTGGGTCACCGACGCCTGA
- a CDS encoding helix-turn-helix domain-containing protein, translating to MDKAGVRIGEAAALYGLAPSTLRWWEEQGVLTPPARADGRRHYREEDLRRIGLAYLCCVTGRMPLSQASVATSGTAPSPAWQATITGQVERLATQIAELEAARAYLSHLLLCADDDPSQCPHLDGELSSHTPRGRFPDPQLTAAARNAAESGYETPRRRYENPSAPQAPRCGSCANPLPLNPRGRPRTYCSSTCRQRAYRARSPRSGD from the coding sequence ATGGACAAAGCGGGGGTGCGCATCGGCGAGGCCGCCGCGCTGTACGGCCTGGCGCCGTCGACGCTGCGCTGGTGGGAGGAGCAGGGGGTGCTGACCCCGCCGGCCCGCGCGGACGGCCGTCGCCACTACCGCGAGGAGGACCTGCGGCGCATCGGCCTGGCGTACCTGTGCTGTGTGACCGGGCGAATGCCGTTGTCGCAGGCAAGTGTCGCGACCTCGGGAACGGCGCCGAGTCCGGCGTGGCAGGCGACGATCACCGGTCAGGTCGAGCGCCTCGCCACGCAGATCGCCGAGCTGGAAGCCGCGCGTGCCTATCTGAGCCACCTGCTCCTCTGCGCCGACGACGATCCCTCGCAATGCCCCCACCTGGACGGCGAACTGAGCAGCCACACCCCACGTGGCCGCTTCCCCGATCCCCAGCTCACCGCTGCCGCCAGGAACGCCGCGGAATCTGGTTACGAAACCCCGCGGCGGCGTTACGAAAATCCCTCGGCGCCCCAGGCCCCACGCTGTGGCAGTTGCGCGAACCCTCTTCCCTTGAACCCGCGAGGCCGTCCGCGCACGTACTGTTCGTCCACCTGCCGGCAACGGGCCTACCGCGCTCGGTCGCCGCGTTCCGGCGACTGA
- a CDS encoding VOC family protein, with protein MLRLGFPVIGVTDVPRAVAFWTAALNLVENPEWAKDTWRTLDHADGSGHALGLMYSESPVERYPRLHLDLVVDTTAEQEAEIRRLIELGATELDWDRYPPNPDFVVLADPDGNPFCVVDLSVAPSG; from the coding sequence GTGCTCAGGCTGGGATTCCCCGTCATCGGCGTCACGGACGTGCCGCGGGCCGTCGCGTTCTGGACCGCGGCGTTGAACCTGGTGGAGAACCCGGAGTGGGCCAAGGACACCTGGCGCACGCTGGACCACGCCGACGGTTCGGGCCACGCGCTCGGGCTGATGTACAGCGAGTCGCCGGTGGAGCGCTACCCGCGGCTGCACCTGGACCTGGTCGTGGACACCACGGCCGAGCAGGAGGCCGAGATCCGGCGGCTGATCGAGTTGGGCGCGACCGAGCTCGACTGGGACCGCTACCCACCGAACCCGGACTTCGTCGTACTGGCCGACCCGGACGGCAACCCGTTCTGCGTGGTCGACCTGAGCGTGGCCCCCTCGGGGTGA
- a CDS encoding NUDIX hydrolase, with translation MPDGQHTIIDAHVLLIRDGEVLLTRRRGTYGDGMWHLPSGKLDPGESLPNAAVREAHEEIGVHINPDDLHHVHTLHVTGAGQTPRLGIFFATHHWTGQPHNREPDKCSAIAWFPLVALPDDVIPYPLAGIHGYLHGTTFGIHGWPQSAHYATHR, from the coding sequence ATGCCCGACGGCCAGCACACCATCATCGACGCCCACGTCCTGCTCATCCGTGACGGCGAGGTGCTCCTCACCCGCCGCCGCGGCACCTACGGCGACGGCATGTGGCACCTACCCTCCGGCAAACTCGACCCCGGCGAATCCCTTCCCAACGCCGCCGTCCGCGAAGCCCACGAAGAAATCGGCGTCCACATCAACCCCGACGACCTCCACCACGTCCACACCCTCCACGTCACCGGCGCCGGCCAGACACCACGCCTCGGCATCTTCTTCGCCACCCACCACTGGACCGGCCAACCCCACAACCGCGAACCCGACAAATGCTCCGCCATCGCCTGGTTCCCCCTCGTCGCGCTTCCCGACGACGTGATCCCGTACCCCCTCGCCGGCATCCACGGCTACCTCCACGGGACGACCTTCGGAATCCACGGCTGGCCCCAGTCCGCGCACTATGCAACCCATCGATGA
- the tmk gene encoding dTMP kinase, with product MSGLFVTIDGPAGVGKTTTVRLLAQCLADRGYRVYATAEPSGGLLGETARHHTETYRGHSLACLVAADRYHHLATEIRPHLHAGHIVICDRYVASSYVLQRMDGVPRTFVEAINSAADRPDLAIVLRAPSAIVAARVAARGAHNRFHAGQTTSEHEIALYEEAVQRLAARRYPILAIDTGDAPPGDIADHLVTRIADLKDHTSRNVATA from the coding sequence ATGAGCGGATTGTTCGTCACCATCGACGGCCCGGCCGGGGTCGGCAAGACCACCACCGTCCGGCTGCTGGCCCAATGCCTGGCAGACCGCGGCTATCGGGTGTACGCCACGGCTGAACCCTCAGGCGGGCTACTCGGCGAGACCGCCCGCCACCACACCGAGACCTACCGCGGACACAGCCTCGCCTGTCTCGTCGCCGCTGACCGCTACCACCACCTGGCCACCGAGATCCGGCCACACCTCCACGCCGGGCACATCGTCATCTGCGACCGCTACGTCGCCTCTTCCTACGTGCTCCAGCGCATGGACGGCGTCCCACGCACGTTCGTCGAAGCGATCAACTCCGCCGCCGACCGGCCCGACCTCGCCATCGTCCTGCGAGCACCGTCGGCGATCGTCGCCGCGCGCGTCGCCGCCCGCGGGGCTCACAACCGCTTCCACGCCGGCCAGACCACCAGCGAACACGAAATCGCCCTCTACGAGGAAGCCGTCCAACGCCTCGCCGCCCGCCGCTACCCGATCCTCGCCATCGACACCGGCGACGCACCGCCGGGCGACATCGCCGACCACCTCGTCACCCGCATCGCCGACCTGAAGGACCATACCAGCCGAAACGTGGCCACGGCGTAA
- a CDS encoding radical SAM protein, with protein sequence MLHRADDATLDTLAVNGLREVALGIESGSQRMLTRIDKRITPAMTRAVVRRLTERGINVKGYFILGFPSETRAEMDATVRLVHDLWETTETLPGRFRASAFEYRPYPGTPDWRRLMATGHYTAEQLLDYSAVDLTADGLDESMRERDEFNFSINLQLSDASIDYVRRHLVSIARAQHERKEAVA encoded by the coding sequence GTGCTCCACCGCGCCGACGACGCCACGCTCGACACCCTCGCCGTGAACGGCCTCCGCGAAGTCGCGCTCGGCATCGAGTCCGGCAGCCAGCGCATGCTCACCCGCATCGACAAACGCATCACCCCTGCCATGACCCGCGCCGTCGTGCGCCGCCTCACCGAGCGCGGCATCAACGTCAAGGGCTACTTCATTCTCGGCTTCCCCAGCGAAACCCGCGCCGAGATGGACGCGACTGTCCGCCTCGTCCACGACCTGTGGGAGACCACCGAGACCCTGCCCGGCCGGTTCCGCGCCTCGGCCTTCGAATACCGCCCCTACCCCGGCACGCCGGACTGGCGCCGTCTGATGGCCACCGGCCACTACACCGCCGAGCAACTGCTCGACTACAGCGCCGTCGACCTCACCGCCGACGGCCTCGACGAGTCGATGCGCGAGCGCGACGAGTTCAACTTCTCGATCAATCTCCAGCTCAGCGACGCTTCCATCGACTACGTCCGCCGCCACCTCGTCAGCATCGCGCGCGCCCAGCACGAGCGAAAGGAGGCGGTCGCATGA
- a CDS encoding B12-binding domain-containing radical SAM protein has product MPPELPSDLITGADPHRELDALFVNAPLRDYDERPRVNDFTLPVLGMAYIATYAATRGFNVGVLDAEAHGLGIDHTARLVNAAAPRWAGFNLLAPTYEVSARIAERLDPAIKVLLGGHQAKAMPADILLDPRMHRCATLVIGEGETRVAALLENHLRRSELPGVMWLDPIQRIPVTGGMGNQGHHLAPDINALPFVDRRYLAQDPHHDAGRLEANMVGARGCPYDCSFCGAAVSANPDIAIRTRHPDNILAEMHELRRTRVTAFRFVDDLFLGARRLITTMMKAFTANQVGD; this is encoded by the coding sequence ATGCCACCGGAGTTGCCCTCTGACCTGATCACCGGCGCCGACCCACATCGGGAACTCGACGCCCTGTTCGTCAACGCGCCGCTGCGCGACTACGACGAGCGCCCGCGCGTGAACGACTTCACGCTCCCCGTGCTCGGCATGGCCTACATCGCCACCTACGCGGCGACCCGCGGTTTCAACGTCGGCGTGCTCGACGCCGAAGCCCACGGCCTCGGCATCGACCACACCGCCCGTCTGGTGAATGCGGCGGCGCCACGGTGGGCCGGGTTCAACCTGCTGGCCCCGACCTACGAGGTCAGCGCCCGCATCGCCGAACGCCTCGATCCGGCCATCAAGGTCCTGCTCGGCGGGCACCAGGCCAAAGCCATGCCCGCCGACATCCTGCTGGACCCACGCATGCACCGCTGCGCCACCCTGGTCATCGGCGAAGGCGAAACCCGGGTCGCCGCCCTGCTCGAGAACCACCTGCGCCGCAGCGAACTGCCCGGGGTGATGTGGCTCGACCCGATCCAGCGCATCCCGGTCACCGGCGGCATGGGAAACCAGGGGCACCACCTGGCCCCAGATATCAACGCGCTGCCGTTCGTCGACCGCCGCTACCTCGCTCAGGACCCGCACCACGACGCCGGGCGGCTCGAGGCGAACATGGTCGGCGCTCGCGGCTGCCCGTATGACTGCTCGTTCTGCGGCGCCGCGGTCTCGGCCAACCCCGACATCGCCATCCGCACCCGCCACCCGGACAACATCCTCGCCGAAATGCACGAACTCCGCAGAACTCGCGTGACCGCGTTCCGGTTCGTTGACGACCTATTCCTCGGTGCTCGCCGCCTCATCACCACCATGATGAAAGCCTTCACCGCCAACCAGGTCGGTGACTAG
- a CDS encoding GntR family transcriptional regulator, whose translation MAEAPWTSVSLPYLSGNPADAWGAEAEEHGQTGTQKLTEVTELAAPGAVADALGLPAGAPVVVRRRVMLLGERPVELTDSYYPATLAAGTALAEHRKIKGGAVALLNRLGFPPRSVREDVTARLATPAEQTALELPEPACVLQLSRVLLTDGEQPVEASVMTMTADNRRLRYQLTL comes from the coding sequence GTGGCCGAAGCCCCCTGGACCAGCGTGTCCCTGCCCTACCTCAGCGGGAATCCGGCCGACGCCTGGGGCGCCGAAGCCGAGGAACACGGACAGACCGGCACCCAGAAGCTGACCGAGGTGACCGAACTCGCCGCACCCGGCGCCGTCGCCGACGCTCTCGGCCTACCGGCCGGCGCGCCGGTGGTGGTGCGACGGCGGGTCATGCTGCTGGGAGAGCGCCCCGTCGAGCTGACCGACTCCTACTACCCCGCCACCCTCGCCGCAGGCACCGCGCTCGCCGAGCACCGCAAGATCAAAGGCGGCGCCGTGGCCCTGCTCAACCGGCTCGGGTTCCCGCCGCGGTCGGTGCGTGAAGACGTCACCGCCCGCCTGGCCACCCCCGCCGAGCAGACCGCCCTCGAACTACCGGAGCCGGCTTGCGTACTGCAACTGTCCCGGGTCCTGCTCACCGACGGCGAGCAACCCGTCGAAGCCAGTGTCATGACCATGACCGCCGACAACCGGCGCCTGCGCTACCAGCTGACCCTCTAA
- a CDS encoding GntR family transcriptional regulator, whose product MPRTRDTRPRHSQIAAELRARIISGDLAPGTQLPSTAQLMATYDAANATVQRALSALKDEGFLDSRVGKGVYVRDQPALTISAAAYVAPGQINYELLAVEQARPPADVAAGLGLDNTGTAVLRQRLLLRDGEPVELSYSYYPADIATGTALARPAKIPGGAPQILTDLGLPQRTFTDLITARAPTSNEVTLLDLPASVPVIRQFRVIHTDDQRPVEASVLIKGAHRYQLRYSDNAE is encoded by the coding sequence ATGCCCCGCACCCGTGACACCCGCCCCCGCCACAGCCAGATCGCCGCCGAACTCCGCGCCCGGATCATCTCCGGCGACCTCGCCCCTGGCACCCAACTCCCCTCCACCGCGCAACTCATGGCCACCTACGACGCGGCCAACGCCACCGTCCAGCGCGCCCTCAGCGCTCTCAAAGACGAAGGCTTCCTCGACAGCCGCGTCGGCAAGGGCGTCTACGTCCGCGACCAACCCGCCCTCACCATCTCCGCAGCCGCCTACGTCGCCCCCGGCCAGATCAACTACGAACTGCTGGCAGTGGAACAGGCCCGCCCGCCGGCCGACGTCGCGGCCGGCCTCGGTCTCGACAACACCGGAACCGCGGTGCTGCGCCAGCGACTACTGCTGCGTGACGGCGAGCCGGTCGAACTGTCCTATTCGTACTATCCCGCCGACATCGCCACCGGCACCGCGCTCGCCCGCCCCGCCAAGATCCCCGGCGGCGCACCGCAAATCCTCACCGATCTCGGTTTGCCCCAGCGCACTTTCACCGATCTCATCACCGCACGAGCGCCTACCAGCAACGAGGTCACCCTGCTCGACCTCCCGGCCTCCGTACCCGTCATCCGCCAGTTCCGCGTCATCCACACCGATGACCAGCGCCCGGTGGAAGCCTCCGTCCTGATCAAAGGCGCCCACCGCTATCAGTTGCGCTACAGCGACAACGCCGAATAA
- a CDS encoding tetratricopeptide repeat protein, translated as MDAADLDYRARTSSGCIPPLLVSRLLELGHGEEVEFQAGRGEWFCARAWARLLGDQGRQAAALEVLAPYVATGWWPAARAQAELLESWGRAEEAIALARPYADAARLPLEFFGRLLARHGRRDEALVLLSGGVDDWFLATALVEVSEGTGQDEDIAALLVARIPAQHRCDGPWCCRGLDPDTAIGLVAAIRERQGRIDEAIALLHTRQHVTSVNNHDQLADLLARHDRIEELREYAASEDHGHAAQRLAGVLEERSDVEGAIAVYRQPGDSLARQCHGSVQLAQLLARHGRGDEAIEVMRVLADSPGGAEDWIVDTLCTLYTDQSRAQDGLAYLDTLKARRDGEEEWDFFRMRLQLMADCGLLDEAIEQARVHPEGDTSYAAWTISDLLAETGRTEEAVAVLEAHAPANSVALAGHLINLGRIKDAVAILQQRESEPVVPVWTGTSPTESPF; from the coding sequence ATGGATGCTGCTGATCTCGACTACCGGGCCCGGACCTCGTCCGGCTGCATTCCTCCGCTCCTGGTGTCGCGGCTTCTTGAGCTCGGCCATGGGGAAGAAGTGGAGTTCCAGGCCGGCCGTGGGGAATGGTTCTGTGCGCGTGCGTGGGCACGGTTGCTCGGTGACCAAGGGCGGCAGGCCGCGGCGTTGGAGGTGCTCGCACCGTACGTCGCCACGGGCTGGTGGCCGGCCGCCCGGGCCCAGGCGGAACTACTGGAGAGCTGGGGGCGGGCAGAGGAGGCGATCGCGCTGGCCCGGCCATACGCCGACGCTGCAAGGCTCCCGCTGGAGTTTTTCGGGCGGCTGCTGGCCCGGCACGGACGCCGGGATGAGGCGCTCGTGTTGCTGAGCGGCGGAGTCGACGACTGGTTCCTCGCCACTGCTCTGGTTGAGGTGTCCGAGGGGACAGGCCAGGACGAGGACATCGCCGCGCTGCTGGTCGCGCGGATCCCGGCCCAGCACCGATGCGACGGTCCCTGGTGCTGCCGCGGCCTTGACCCGGACACGGCAATCGGCCTGGTTGCCGCGATCCGCGAGCGCCAAGGCCGCATCGACGAAGCGATCGCCCTGCTGCACACCCGGCAGCACGTCACCTCCGTGAACAACCACGACCAGTTGGCCGACCTGCTGGCGAGGCATGACCGGATCGAGGAACTGCGTGAGTACGCGGCCTCCGAGGACCACGGGCACGCCGCGCAACGCCTGGCCGGGGTGTTGGAGGAGCGCAGTGACGTGGAAGGCGCGATCGCCGTCTACCGGCAGCCGGGCGACTCACTGGCCCGTCAGTGTCACGGTTCGGTCCAACTGGCACAGCTCCTGGCTCGGCATGGCCGGGGCGACGAGGCAATCGAGGTGATGCGCGTGCTCGCGGACTCTCCCGGTGGCGCGGAGGACTGGATCGTCGACACACTGTGCACTCTGTACACCGACCAGAGCCGTGCCCAGGACGGCCTGGCCTACCTCGACACGCTCAAGGCACGCCGCGACGGCGAGGAGGAGTGGGACTTCTTCAGGATGCGGCTTCAACTCATGGCCGACTGCGGCTTGCTCGATGAAGCAATCGAGCAGGCGCGGGTCCACCCCGAGGGCGACACCTCGTACGCGGCCTGGACCATCTCCGACCTTCTCGCCGAGACGGGCCGGACCGAGGAGGCTGTCGCAGTCCTGGAAGCACACGCCCCCGCCAATTCCGTCGCTCTCGCAGGCCACCTCATCAACCTCGGCCGGATCAAGGACGCTGTGGCAATCCTTCAGCAGCGCGAATCCGAGCCGGTCGTGCCTGTCTGGACGGGCACTTCCCCCACCGAATCCCCGTTCTGA
- a CDS encoding HAD family hydrolase, whose product MEFALAPPRQRGTTPASPADPWSAPALRLVCLDIDDTLIDFSASSSGALAAVLGRDDLWPLWEAVTDRHVAMVVAGDLDYAAMHRTRTQSFLAEIGRAVCVEEAASFERRRLELLRRSWRLFDDVLPCLEWLRAAGVHLAAVTNASGAHQRTKLADLGLARFFDHIAIAGEMGVAKPDPVMFHTVCLALGCDPGEAVHVGDKLDTDAMGAADAGLGAVWLDRSASGAEVPRGVHVLEGLAELPELLVCEFARVGVPSPR is encoded by the coding sequence GTGGAATTTGCGCTCGCACCCCCGAGACAGCGGGGGACAACCCCGGCTTCACCGGCCGACCCGTGGTCGGCCCCGGCCCTGCGCCTGGTCTGCCTCGACATCGACGACACCCTGATCGACTTCTCCGCGTCCAGCAGCGGCGCGCTGGCCGCCGTCCTCGGCCGCGACGACCTCTGGCCGCTGTGGGAGGCGGTGACCGACCGGCACGTCGCCATGGTGGTCGCCGGTGATCTCGACTACGCGGCGATGCACCGCACGCGTACGCAGAGCTTCCTCGCCGAGATCGGGCGGGCCGTGTGCGTGGAGGAGGCCGCGTCCTTCGAACGGCGGCGACTGGAGTTGCTGCGCCGCTCGTGGCGCCTGTTCGACGACGTGCTGCCGTGCCTGGAGTGGCTGCGCGCGGCCGGGGTCCACCTGGCCGCGGTGACCAACGCCTCGGGGGCGCACCAGCGCACCAAGCTCGCCGACCTCGGCCTCGCCCGGTTCTTCGACCACATCGCCATCGCCGGCGAGATGGGCGTCGCCAAACCCGATCCAGTGATGTTCCACACGGTCTGCCTCGCCCTGGGCTGCGACCCCGGCGAGGCGGTCCACGTCGGCGACAAACTGGACACCGACGCCATGGGCGCCGCCGACGCCGGCCTCGGCGCGGTCTGGCTCGACCGCTCGGCCTCCGGCGCCGAGGTCCCGCGCGGCGTGCACGTCCTCGAAGGGCTCGCGGAGCTGCCTGAACTGCTGGTTTGCGAGTTCGCCAGGGTCGGCGTGCCCTCCCCGCGGTGA